Proteins found in one Alteromonas macleodii genomic segment:
- a CDS encoding AAA family ATPase: protein MKFTMIYGPSGVGKESVARELAKRKNWRLFPQHLAFDISCAVIGFGNDGFEAYQRQTCIEAFQTLIDNNTNGLVFTFCYVHPASNYFINDLLEMLERNDISPNFIRLSCTYDEHVCRVIDERRKNTNKIQSKEYLDNYLDKFDFSTDIPKVKTFHLDNTGMSIKATAAEIERYLATTTEKSLLS from the coding sequence TTGAAATTTACGATGATATATGGTCCATCTGGAGTAGGTAAGGAAAGTGTTGCTAGGGAGCTGGCAAAAAGAAAAAACTGGCGATTGTTTCCACAGCATTTGGCCTTCGACATTTCGTGTGCAGTGATCGGATTCGGTAATGATGGCTTTGAGGCATATCAGCGTCAGACATGCATTGAAGCCTTCCAAACGCTGATCGATAACAACACCAATGGATTGGTGTTTACGTTTTGCTATGTTCACCCCGCTAGTAACTATTTCATTAACGACCTGCTTGAAATGTTAGAGCGAAACGACATTAGCCCTAATTTCATAAGATTATCTTGTACTTACGATGAGCACGTATGCAGAGTTATCGACGAAAGACGGAAAAACACCAACAAGATTCAGTCGAAAGAGTACCTTGACAATTATCTAGATAAATTTGATTTTTCAACTGATATACCAAAGGTAAAAACATTCCATTTAGACAATACAGGAATGTCTATTAAGGCAACTGCGGCAGAGATTGAACGCTACCTAGCCACGACTACGGAGAAAAGTCTATTGTCATAG
- a CDS encoding helix-turn-helix transcriptional regulator, translating to MSQITERNTLSRQWEILRLLPSVGVGISARELVKRLTSLGFNVSKRTVERDLNELSRQFPLLCNDKSRPYGWRWMDNASFDIPNLSISDCVSLAITEEVVAPLLPPSVLRPLKPRFEYAKKHLQEANRDHALAQWTDKVAIRTPSMPLLPPAIDGQVLNIIQSALLDDKQVKVVYSGVWAEEAKTLVLHPLGLIQRGKILYLAATAFSYSDIRLYALQRINAAEQLEDNIDKPVNFSLQHYIDSGAAEFSLSGDIAFEARIHRSVINYLFETPLSHDMKVKETNTDWLNLTATVKDSWQFRWWLRSQGSSIEVLAPTNLRQTIKNEVTALSNLYKVNDF from the coding sequence ATGAGTCAGATAACAGAACGGAATACGCTAAGTCGCCAGTGGGAAATCTTGAGACTCTTACCTTCAGTTGGCGTAGGTATATCGGCCAGAGAACTAGTGAAAAGGCTTACAAGCTTAGGTTTTAATGTTTCAAAGCGTACTGTAGAGCGAGATTTAAATGAGCTGTCTCGACAGTTTCCCTTGCTCTGTAACGACAAAAGTAGACCTTATGGCTGGCGCTGGATGGATAATGCTTCGTTTGATATACCTAATCTCAGCATCAGTGATTGTGTTTCCCTGGCAATAACCGAAGAAGTTGTAGCTCCACTACTGCCACCCTCGGTTTTAAGACCATTAAAGCCACGTTTCGAATATGCTAAAAAACATTTGCAAGAAGCGAATAGAGATCATGCTCTTGCTCAATGGACGGATAAAGTCGCCATTCGAACACCATCAATGCCTTTACTCCCTCCAGCTATTGACGGACAAGTCCTTAACATTATCCAGAGTGCTCTGCTAGATGATAAGCAAGTAAAAGTTGTTTATTCGGGTGTTTGGGCAGAAGAGGCTAAAACACTCGTGTTACACCCCCTCGGGTTGATTCAGCGAGGTAAGATACTTTATTTAGCTGCCACAGCATTTAGCTACAGTGATATCCGTTTGTATGCGTTACAGAGAATAAATGCCGCTGAACAGCTGGAGGACAATATTGATAAGCCAGTAAATTTTTCGTTGCAACATTATATCGATTCTGGTGCTGCTGAATTTAGTTTGAGTGGTGACATTGCTTTTGAAGCTCGAATTCATCGTTCGGTCATCAACTATCTTTTTGAGACTCCGCTATCCCATGATATGAAGGTTAAAGAAACTAATACTGACTGGCTTAACCTTACTGCCACCGTCAAGGATTCTTGGCAGTTCAGATGGTGGCTACGTTCACAAGGGAGCAGTATTGAAGTGCTCGCGCCTACGAATTTGCGACAAACAATTAAAAATGAAGTCACCGCATTATCCAATTTGTATAAAGTAAATGATTTTTGA
- a CDS encoding ISL3 family transposase, whose protein sequence is MSHAGTILGISELEIERVHRHDFIEVWAKPTKKPLCKHCESRHLRIKATHKRTVKHTRQGNQVLTLHLKVPKYHCRCCGRYFRHPFVGIRPRYRASECFRLEVFEAHHGGVTQRGISRTHRISPTTVERWYQSHISQKYKEIISRPCPEMLGIDEHFFTRKKGYATTFVDLRHRSVFDVKLGRSELSLRSYLRHLPNKENVKLIAMDLSETYRGIAKRYFPNATIVADRFHVVRLINHHFLKAWQQHHPEGRKNRGLLSLMRRHQWHLSEENNSNLQRYLVDYPVLKTLYEVKQKLIRYMLLKTMNEKRMEKTLPRFLDLLEQLHHSPLRALAKTLTSWLQPIIAMWRFTRNNGITEGFHNKMEMISRRAYGFRNFENYRIRVMTHCGWDGVINRVR, encoded by the coding sequence ATGTCCCACGCAGGTACTATTTTAGGCATAAGTGAGTTAGAAATAGAACGTGTTCATCGACATGATTTTATTGAAGTGTGGGCAAAGCCCACTAAAAAGCCGCTATGCAAGCATTGTGAGAGTCGACATTTACGCATAAAAGCCACACATAAGCGCACTGTGAAGCACACGCGCCAAGGTAATCAGGTGCTAACGCTACATTTAAAGGTGCCTAAATATCATTGTCGATGCTGTGGTCGTTATTTCAGGCACCCTTTTGTTGGGATCCGGCCACGCTACCGGGCATCGGAGTGCTTTCGCTTAGAAGTCTTTGAGGCGCATCACGGTGGTGTTACGCAACGTGGTATCTCTCGCACACATCGCATTAGTCCCACTACGGTAGAGCGTTGGTACCAATCACACATCAGCCAAAAATATAAAGAGATTATCAGTCGACCCTGCCCAGAGATGTTGGGGATAGATGAACACTTTTTTACCCGTAAGAAGGGTTATGCGACGACGTTTGTAGATTTACGACATCGTAGTGTGTTTGATGTAAAACTGGGACGTTCTGAATTAAGTTTACGCTCGTACTTGCGCCACCTTCCCAATAAAGAGAACGTTAAGCTCATCGCGATGGACTTATCGGAAACCTATCGTGGTATTGCCAAACGCTATTTCCCTAATGCTACGATAGTCGCTGACCGTTTTCATGTAGTGCGCTTGATAAACCATCATTTCTTAAAAGCGTGGCAGCAACACCATCCTGAAGGACGTAAGAATCGGGGTTTACTTAGTTTGATGCGACGACATCAATGGCATTTAAGCGAAGAGAATAACAGCAACCTACAACGCTACTTAGTTGACTATCCAGTGTTAAAAACACTGTATGAGGTCAAACAGAAGCTCATCAGGTATATGCTGTTAAAGACTATGAATGAAAAACGAATGGAGAAGACATTACCGAGGTTCTTAGACTTGCTTGAACAGTTACATCACAGTCCACTTCGTGCACTGGCCAAAACCTTAACTTCGTGGTTGCAACCTATCATCGCCATGTGGCGCTTTACACGAAACAACGGGATCACTGAAGGCTTCCACAACAAAATGGAAATGATATCGAGAAGAGCGTATGGTTTTAGAAACTTTGAAAATTATCGAATAAGAGTGATGACCCATTGCGGATGGGATGGTGTTATCAATCGTGTAAGGTGA
- a CDS encoding SLC13 family permease — protein sequence MHTNPEPSSDIQQRKPTRKNSIILFALIAAVLGGMGLWAVDQPSEIIFTAAITLFVAILWVTEALPIPATSLLPFALFPLFGVLSHSEAASALGSHVIILLMAAFMLSKGLERANLHKRFAIYMLRVTGSGSPLKLVLGFMLTTAVLSMWISNTATVLMMLPMAIAIINAVDNPRFGVALILGIAYSASLGGVGTPIGTPPNIIFMSVYEETLGVEYSFIDWMKTGVPIVILGVPIMALWLARGIKEVGNIDLPIPSTWTKAEKRVLAIFGTVAMAWIFRPFWTAWIGVTTISDSTIAVAGVAAMFFTNSGNDNGEVDAKGNRDKLLDWKTANDIPWGMLLLFAGGICIAKAFMSSGLSVLMGSWLTGLATLPVLLLVLGICLFVTFLTEITSNTATSTLLMPILAAAGLAVGVDPKLLMIPAAISASCAFMLPVATAPNAIAYSTEKFDIKTMAREGVMLNLLVALVVTAVCYVTLA from the coding sequence ATGCATACAAATCCTGAACCTTCTTCAGATATTCAACAACGAAAGCCAACACGCAAAAACAGCATTATTCTTTTCGCGCTTATTGCCGCTGTTTTGGGTGGCATGGGGTTGTGGGCTGTAGATCAGCCTAGCGAAATAATCTTTACTGCTGCGATCACACTATTTGTAGCGATACTTTGGGTAACTGAAGCACTTCCCATTCCCGCTACCTCACTTTTACCTTTCGCGCTGTTTCCGCTATTTGGTGTGCTGTCACACAGTGAAGCTGCGTCAGCGTTAGGAAGTCATGTCATTATATTATTAATGGCTGCCTTTATGCTGTCAAAAGGGTTGGAGCGCGCTAATTTACACAAGCGATTTGCTATTTACATGCTGCGTGTAACAGGCAGCGGCAGCCCGCTTAAACTGGTGTTGGGCTTCATGCTGACAACTGCAGTACTTAGTATGTGGATTAGTAACACGGCTACAGTTTTAATGATGTTGCCAATGGCTATCGCCATTATTAATGCAGTAGATAACCCGCGATTTGGCGTGGCCCTTATTCTGGGTATTGCGTATTCGGCAAGTTTAGGTGGGGTAGGCACGCCAATTGGCACACCACCGAATATTATATTCATGAGCGTATATGAAGAAACACTAGGTGTTGAATACAGCTTTATCGACTGGATGAAAACGGGTGTACCCATTGTGATCCTTGGTGTGCCGATTATGGCTTTATGGTTAGCACGCGGTATAAAAGAAGTGGGAAACATCGATTTACCTATACCAAGCACCTGGACGAAAGCCGAAAAGCGTGTACTTGCCATTTTTGGAACGGTTGCAATGGCGTGGATATTCAGACCTTTTTGGACTGCATGGATAGGGGTAACTACTATCAGTGATAGCACTATAGCCGTAGCGGGTGTTGCCGCCATGTTTTTCACCAATAGCGGCAATGATAACGGTGAAGTAGACGCAAAAGGCAACCGCGACAAACTACTAGATTGGAAAACTGCTAACGATATCCCATGGGGAATGTTGCTTTTGTTTGCGGGCGGTATTTGTATTGCAAAAGCATTTATGTCTTCAGGCTTAAGTGTGCTGATGGGCTCGTGGTTAACAGGGCTTGCAACCTTACCCGTTTTACTACTTGTACTGGGCATTTGCTTGTTCGTAACTTTCCTCACGGAAATTACTTCAAACACAGCAACATCTACATTGCTAATGCCAATATTGGCCGCAGCAGGTCTGGCGGTAGGCGTTGACCCTAAATTACTTATGATACCGGCGGCCATTAGCGCAAGTTGTGCTTTTATGTTGCCCGTAGCAACAGCACCTAACGCCATTGCGTACTCAACTGAAAAGTTCGATATTAAAACCATGGCAAGAGAAGGAGTAATGTTGAACCTGCTGGTGGCGCTAGTCGTAACTGCGGTGTGCTACGTTACCTTGGCCTGA
- the dcd gene encoding dCTP deaminase gives MRLCDRDIYQHLQDGKIKIEPTPNYDQISGVTVDIRLGNKFRVFEDHQAPFIDLSGPKAQVQEALDHVMSDEIELEEGKAFFLHPGELALAITHESVTLPDNIVGWLDGRSSLARLGLMVHVTAHRIDPGWSGNIVLEFYNSGKLPLALRPKMKIGALSFEVLSAPAEKPYNARVDAKYKDQAGAVASRISSDDESK, from the coding sequence ATGCGCTTGTGCGACCGCGATATCTACCAACATCTTCAAGATGGGAAAATAAAAATTGAGCCTACACCTAATTATGATCAGATTAGCGGTGTAACGGTAGATATCCGCCTTGGTAACAAATTTCGTGTGTTTGAAGACCATCAAGCACCGTTTATTGATTTAAGTGGGCCAAAAGCGCAGGTACAAGAAGCGCTGGACCACGTAATGAGCGACGAAATTGAACTAGAAGAAGGTAAAGCCTTTTTCTTACACCCAGGCGAATTAGCACTGGCCATTACTCACGAGTCAGTAACGCTGCCGGATAATATCGTTGGTTGGCTAGACGGGCGCTCTTCACTGGCGCGTTTGGGTTTAATGGTTCACGTGACGGCTCATAGAATCGACCCAGGTTGGTCTGGTAACATCGTTCTTGAGTTTTACAACAGCGGTAAATTACCTTTAGCGCTTCGCCCTAAGATGAAAATAGGCGCACTAAGCTTTGAAGTGTTATCAGCCCCAGCTGAAAAACCTTATAACGCCAGAGTTGATGCGAAATATAAGGATCAAGCCGGTGCAGTAGCCAGCCGTATTTCGTCAGACGACGAAAGTAAGTAA
- the apbC gene encoding iron-sulfur cluster carrier protein ApbC has protein sequence MFFSRKAEPLTQKVAVILAKYFSLDVDDTLPWCAFSQPENEDAGVTVTLPFCIATQLDTLKQEALNQLKGKLGDDQLTFKQNVASGETEVAPVTNIKNIIAVASGKGGVGKSTTSINLAFALMQEGAKVGILDADIYGPSIPIMLGNPDAHPESEDNKHMQPLMSHGLVANSIGYLVPQEDAAVWRGPMASRALKQLLDETLWPVLDYLIVDMPPGTGDIQLTMAQQVPLTASVVVTTPQDLALADAQKGISMFEKVDVPVLGLIENMSYYQCRACGTKDYVFSKDGGEALAERHGLPLLGQLPLDIHIREHGDAGTPLLLASPDGALSESYREAARALSMQLALTVEPRKGAVKHIKGDPIGIIGKD, from the coding sequence ATGTTCTTTTCTCGCAAAGCAGAGCCGCTAACGCAAAAGGTTGCTGTTATTTTAGCCAAGTATTTCTCGCTAGACGTAGACGATACCTTACCTTGGTGTGCTTTTAGTCAGCCAGAAAATGAAGATGCAGGCGTTACGGTTACTTTGCCATTTTGCATTGCTACACAGTTAGATACGCTTAAACAAGAAGCGCTTAACCAGCTAAAAGGGAAGCTTGGCGATGACCAGCTTACGTTTAAACAAAACGTTGCCAGTGGAGAAACTGAAGTAGCACCGGTCACCAACATTAAAAACATCATAGCAGTGGCCTCTGGCAAGGGCGGTGTAGGTAAGTCGACAACCAGTATCAATTTAGCGTTTGCGCTTATGCAAGAAGGCGCGAAAGTAGGTATTTTAGATGCCGATATTTATGGGCCGTCTATTCCCATTATGTTGGGCAACCCCGACGCACACCCTGAAAGCGAAGATAATAAGCACATGCAGCCCCTTATGTCGCATGGGCTGGTGGCGAACTCAATAGGTTATTTAGTGCCTCAGGAAGACGCGGCCGTATGGCGAGGGCCAATGGCAAGCAGGGCATTAAAGCAGTTGCTAGATGAAACTTTGTGGCCCGTGCTGGATTACTTAATTGTAGATATGCCACCAGGAACAGGCGATATCCAACTGACGATGGCGCAACAAGTACCGCTGACTGCTTCAGTGGTAGTTACAACGCCGCAGGACTTAGCACTAGCCGACGCTCAAAAAGGCATAAGCATGTTTGAAAAGGTCGATGTGCCAGTACTCGGGCTTATCGAGAACATGAGCTATTACCAATGCAGAGCCTGCGGCACCAAAGACTATGTGTTTTCAAAAGACGGGGGCGAGGCGCTTGCCGAACGCCACGGACTGCCGCTTTTGGGACAGCTACCGCTTGATATTCATATTCGCGAGCATGGCGATGCAGGTACACCTTTGTTACTTGCCTCACCCGACGGTGCTTTAAGTGAAAGTTACCGTGAAGCTGCGCGGGCATTGTCTATGCAATTAGCCCTTACCGTTGAGCCACGCAAAGGGGCGGTTAAACACATCAAAGGCGACCCAATTGGCATTATTGGGAAAGATTGA
- the metG gene encoding methionine--tRNA ligase produces MSEKRRILVTSALPYANGSIHLGHLLEHIQTDIWTRFQRLRGNECYSVCADDAHGTPVMLKAQELGITPEEMVARTRAEHHQDLVDFHVDYDNYYVTHSPENKALCEEIYTRLDNAGYISKRTINQLFDPEKEMFLPDRFVKGTCPSCGAEDQNGDSCDVCGATYSPTEVKNPRSVVSGATPVLRESEHFFFDLPKFEGMLKEWIRSGALQEEMANKLQEWFTEGLQQWDISRDAPYFGFEIPGAPNKFFYVWVDAPVGYMASFKNFCDQNNLEFDDFWKADSEAELYHFIGKDITYFHCLFWPAMLEGAGYRKPTGVNIHGFVTVNGAKMSKSRGTFIKGRTYLDHLNPEYLRYYFASKLGDGVTDIDLNFTDFAQKVNSDLVGKVVNIASRCASFITKRFDGKLSENVIEPELIAEFQNASESIAALFEKRKYHQAVREIMALADKANQFIDNNAPWVTIKDETKQQFTHDVCSLGINMFRLLVIYLKPVLPVLAEKAEEFLNDSFDWNSLQTLLKGHAINKFKPMMQRVEMEKIDAMVEDSKESLAPAAPAIDPDSPLAKDPISDTISFDEFAKVDLRIARIAKAEHVEKADKLLRLELDLGGETKQVFAGIKSAYSPEALIGKHTVMVANLAPRKMRFGMSEGMVLAAGPGGDELYILEPHEGAKPGMRVK; encoded by the coding sequence ATGTCAGAAAAACGCCGAATTCTGGTAACCAGTGCGTTGCCATACGCAAATGGTTCTATTCACTTAGGTCATTTGCTAGAACACATTCAAACCGACATCTGGACTCGTTTTCAGCGCCTTCGCGGAAACGAATGTTACAGTGTTTGCGCCGACGATGCACACGGTACACCGGTTATGCTTAAAGCCCAAGAGCTTGGCATTACACCAGAAGAAATGGTGGCTAGAACCCGTGCTGAACACCACCAAGACCTTGTTGATTTTCACGTTGATTACGACAACTACTATGTAACCCATTCGCCAGAAAACAAGGCATTGTGTGAAGAAATTTACACCCGTTTAGATAATGCGGGCTACATCAGTAAACGCACCATTAATCAGCTGTTCGACCCTGAAAAAGAAATGTTCTTGCCAGACCGTTTCGTTAAGGGTACCTGCCCTAGCTGTGGTGCAGAAGATCAAAACGGCGACAGCTGTGACGTATGTGGCGCAACGTATAGCCCAACAGAAGTAAAGAACCCGCGCAGCGTTGTATCGGGTGCTACACCAGTACTACGTGAGTCTGAGCACTTCTTCTTTGACCTGCCAAAGTTTGAAGGCATGTTAAAAGAGTGGATCCGCTCAGGTGCCCTGCAGGAAGAAATGGCTAACAAGCTGCAAGAATGGTTTACTGAAGGTCTTCAACAGTGGGACATCAGCCGTGACGCGCCTTACTTCGGCTTTGAAATTCCAGGTGCGCCGAACAAGTTCTTCTACGTGTGGGTAGATGCGCCTGTTGGCTACATGGCAAGTTTCAAAAACTTCTGCGACCAAAACAACTTAGAGTTTGATGACTTCTGGAAAGCAGACTCAGAGGCTGAGCTTTACCATTTTATCGGTAAGGATATTACTTACTTCCACTGCCTATTCTGGCCTGCCATGCTAGAAGGTGCGGGATACCGTAAGCCTACTGGCGTAAATATTCACGGTTTTGTAACCGTAAACGGTGCGAAAATGTCAAAGTCGCGCGGTACCTTTATTAAAGGCCGTACCTACCTAGACCACCTGAACCCAGAATATCTGCGTTACTACTTTGCGTCTAAGTTGGGCGACGGTGTTACCGACATCGACCTTAACTTTACTGACTTCGCACAAAAAGTGAATTCAGACCTAGTAGGTAAAGTGGTTAACATTGCAAGCCGCTGTGCAAGCTTTATCACTAAGCGTTTTGACGGAAAGCTGTCTGAAAACGTGATTGAGCCAGAACTTATTGCTGAGTTCCAAAACGCATCTGAAAGCATTGCTGCACTTTTCGAGAAGCGTAAGTACCACCAAGCCGTGCGCGAAATCATGGCTCTTGCTGATAAAGCGAACCAGTTCATTGATAACAATGCACCTTGGGTAACTATTAAAGACGAGACTAAGCAGCAGTTCACACACGATGTGTGCTCGCTAGGTATCAACATGTTCCGTCTGTTGGTAATTTACTTAAAACCTGTACTGCCGGTACTTGCAGAAAAAGCAGAAGAATTCCTAAACGACTCGTTTGACTGGAATTCACTGCAAACCCTATTGAAAGGCCACGCCATCAACAAGTTTAAGCCGATGATGCAGCGTGTAGAAATGGAGAAAATCGACGCCATGGTTGAAGATTCAAAAGAAAGCCTAGCGCCAGCAGCACCGGCAATCGACCCAGACAGCCCGCTTGCTAAAGACCCTATTAGCGACACTATCTCGTTTGATGAGTTCGCCAAGGTAGATTTACGTATTGCACGTATCGCTAAAGCTGAACACGTAGAAAAAGCTGACAAGCTTTTACGTTTAGAACTAGATTTAGGCGGCGAAACTAAGCAAGTTTTTGCAGGTATTAAGTCGGCCTACTCGCCTGAAGCCCTAATCGGTAAACATACGGTAATGGTGGCGAACCTCGCTCCTCGTAAAATGCGCTTTGGCATGAGTGAAGGCATGGTATTAGCCGCGGGCCCTGGCGGCGACGAGCTATACATTCTTGAGCCGCACGAAGGTGCAAAGCCGGGTATGCGCGTTAAGTAA